A genomic segment from Cyanobium sp. NIES-981 encodes:
- a CDS encoding hydantoinase B/oxoprolinase family protein, producing MTTRARSPQGWRFWIDRGGTFTDVIGLAPSGRIQVRKVLSVQPDRPGDPAARAIRAMAAGDPIAELRLGTTVATNALLEQRGAGVVLLINRGLGDLLRIGDQHRPDIFALAIHRPQPLRVRVLEVGGRLDAEGRELTPLRLDAPLAARVRQARAEGYGSCAVALLHSHRQPAHERQLAAWLAGFGFEAVALSHRLSAQPRLVPRGHTALVEAAVAPVLRAYLQQVEAALGSATRLRVLGSSGALVAPAFLHAKDTILSGPAGGMVGAVAVAQEALGAAGHPPIPVVGFDMGGTSTDVFHWDPGRGALAWERQPETEIAGLRLRAPMLPIHTVAAGGGSILRFDGQRLIVGPESAGADPGPAAYRRGGPATITDANLLLGRLPAAALPPVFGPGADQPADLEAVQQRFAELAAAMAPSSPGITPEQVAAGALRIAIETMAAAIRRISIERGHDLRQALLVSYGGAGGQHACRLARCLGIRQVLLHPLAGVLSAYGIGRAEQRSLQECAPDLPLIPSSLPRLERLAAELRRQGGAELHAAGDLEGAQQEVRSWCSLELCLPGREDGLLVPWTPGQAAEALHEAFLAEHRERFGHAPELGSGELVVGRLLLEVAPPEPPEPPGSAPAPAAEQVAAERAGVALVRVWLDERRGWQPVPLWRREQLQPGQRLEGPALLLDPTSTSLLEQGWRGRVLPDQAVLLEATAVATTDGGPGSIGGQAGSVDPTLLELYNHRFSAIAEQMGVRLQQSARSVNIRERLDFSCAVFDGAGALVANAPHIPVHLGSMGESVASLMKAVARGERPPLAPGDVVLANDPFGGGTHLPDITAITPVFVPGADSAAPAFFVASRGHHADVGGITPGSMPAFSRRIEEEGLLLDNQLFLHQGQLDEPAWRARFARGPHPVRNPDQLLADLQAQVAANRLGVAELQRLIDTAGLAEVRAYMGHVQANAAEAVRRVVARLQDGSARVSLDDGSCIAVQVRINRRRRVACLDFSGTSPQHPGNLNAPLAITRAVVLYVFRCLVGEAIPLNAGCFEPLELVVPPGSLLHPQPPAAVVAGNVETSQALANALFAALGVQAAAQGTMNNLSFGDGRVQYYETICGGTGGGRDLEGQGFAGASAVQSHMTNSRLTDPEVLEERLPVRLETFRIRRGSGGAGRWPGGDGVVRRLRFLAPMTVSLLSGSRRVPPFGLAGGEPGQPGRNRLEHADGRVEHLPGSTEVQVEAGDGLLIETPGGGGYGPAQPSPQAMPL from the coding sequence GTGACCACCCGTGCCCGGTCCCCCCAGGGCTGGCGGTTCTGGATCGATCGCGGCGGCACCTTCACCGATGTGATCGGCCTGGCCCCCTCGGGGCGGATCCAGGTGCGCAAGGTGCTCTCGGTGCAGCCGGACCGGCCCGGTGATCCCGCGGCCCGGGCCATCCGGGCCATGGCCGCTGGCGATCCGATCGCCGAGCTGCGGCTGGGCACCACCGTGGCCACCAACGCCCTGCTGGAGCAGCGCGGCGCGGGTGTGGTGTTGCTGATCAACCGGGGGCTGGGGGATCTGCTGCGCATCGGCGACCAGCACCGCCCCGACATCTTCGCCCTGGCCATCCACCGGCCCCAGCCCCTGCGGGTGAGGGTGCTCGAGGTGGGGGGCCGCCTTGACGCCGAGGGCCGCGAACTCACCCCCCTGCGGCTTGATGCCCCCCTGGCCGCGAGGGTGCGCCAGGCCCGCGCTGAGGGGTACGGCAGCTGTGCGGTGGCGCTGCTGCACAGCCATCGCCAGCCTGCCCATGAGCGGCAGCTGGCCGCCTGGCTTGCCGGCTTCGGCTTCGAGGCGGTGGCCCTCTCCCACCGGCTCAGTGCCCAGCCCCGGCTGGTGCCGCGCGGCCACACCGCCCTGGTGGAGGCGGCGGTGGCCCCGGTGCTGCGGGCCTACCTCCAGCAGGTGGAGGCCGCCCTGGGGTCGGCCACCCGGCTGCGGGTGCTCGGCTCCAGCGGAGCCCTTGTGGCGCCGGCATTCCTGCACGCCAAGGACACGATCCTCTCCGGGCCGGCCGGTGGGATGGTGGGGGCCGTGGCCGTGGCCCAGGAGGCCCTGGGGGCCGCCGGCCACCCCCCGATCCCCGTGGTGGGCTTCGACATGGGGGGCACCTCCACCGATGTGTTCCACTGGGACCCCGGCCGCGGCGCCCTGGCCTGGGAACGGCAGCCGGAGACGGAGATCGCCGGCCTGCGGCTGCGGGCCCCGATGCTGCCGATCCACACCGTGGCGGCCGGCGGGGGCTCGATCCTCCGCTTTGACGGCCAGCGGCTGATCGTGGGGCCCGAATCCGCCGGAGCCGACCCAGGACCCGCCGCCTACCGCCGCGGCGGCCCCGCCACGATCACCGACGCCAATCTGCTGCTGGGGCGGTTGCCGGCCGCTGCGCTGCCGCCGGTGTTCGGTCCAGGTGCCGACCAGCCGGCCGATCTGGAGGCGGTGCAGCAGCGCTTCGCCGAGCTGGCCGCCGCGATGGCGCCCAGCTCACCCGGCATCACCCCCGAGCAGGTGGCCGCCGGCGCCCTGCGGATCGCCATCGAAACCATGGCGGCGGCGATCCGCAGGATCTCGATCGAGCGCGGCCACGATCTGCGCCAGGCGCTGCTGGTGAGCTACGGCGGTGCCGGCGGCCAGCATGCCTGCCGCCTGGCGCGCTGCCTGGGCATCCGGCAGGTGCTGCTCCATCCTCTGGCCGGCGTGCTGTCCGCCTACGGCATCGGCCGGGCGGAGCAGCGGTCCCTGCAGGAGTGCGCTCCCGACCTGCCCCTGATCCCGTCCAGCCTGCCCCGCCTGGAGCGCCTGGCCGCCGAGCTGCGGCGGCAGGGTGGCGCCGAACTCCATGCCGCGGGCGACCTGGAGGGGGCCCAGCAGGAGGTGCGCAGCTGGTGTTCCCTGGAGCTCTGCCTGCCCGGCCGGGAGGATGGCCTGCTGGTGCCCTGGACCCCAGGCCAGGCGGCCGAGGCGTTGCACGAGGCCTTTCTGGCGGAGCACCGCGAGCGGTTCGGCCATGCCCCCGAGCTGGGCAGTGGGGAGCTGGTGGTGGGGCGGCTGCTGCTGGAAGTGGCTCCTCCCGAGCCTCCCGAGCCCCCAGGATCCGCCCCAGCCCCTGCGGCCGAGCAGGTCGCGGCGGAGCGGGCCGGGGTGGCGCTGGTGCGGGTGTGGCTGGACGAGCGGCGGGGCTGGCAGCCGGTGCCCCTGTGGCGCCGGGAGCAGCTCCAGCCGGGCCAGCGGCTGGAGGGTCCGGCGCTGCTGCTGGATCCCACCAGCACTTCGCTGCTGGAGCAGGGCTGGCGGGGGCGGGTGCTGCCGGATCAGGCGGTGCTGCTGGAGGCCACCGCCGTGGCGACGACGGACGGGGGGCCGGGGAGCATCGGCGGGCAGGCCGGCAGTGTGGATCCCACCCTGCTGGAGCTCTACAACCACCGCTTCTCCGCCATCGCCGAGCAGATGGGGGTGCGGCTGCAGCAGAGCGCCCGCTCGGTGAACATCCGCGAGCGGCTCGATTTCTCCTGTGCCGTGTTCGACGGGGCCGGGGCGCTGGTGGCCAATGCGCCCCACATCCCCGTGCACCTGGGTTCGATGGGGGAGAGCGTGGCCAGCCTGATGAAGGCGGTGGCCCGCGGTGAGCGGCCGCCGCTGGCCCCGGGCGATGTGGTGCTCGCCAACGACCCCTTCGGCGGCGGCACCCACCTGCCGGACATCACCGCCATCACGCCGGTGTTCGTCCCTGGCGCGGACAGCGCTGCACCGGCCTTCTTCGTGGCCAGCCGCGGCCACCACGCCGACGTGGGCGGCATCACCCCGGGCTCGATGCCCGCCTTCAGCCGGCGCATCGAGGAGGAGGGGCTGCTGCTCGACAACCAGCTGTTTCTGCATCAGGGCCAGCTGGATGAACCGGCCTGGCGGGCCCGTTTCGCCCGGGGCCCCCACCCGGTGCGCAACCCCGACCAGCTGCTGGCCGATCTCCAGGCCCAGGTGGCGGCCAACCGCCTCGGGGTGGCTGAGCTGCAGCGGCTGATCGACACGGCCGGCCTGGCGGAGGTGCGGGCCTACATGGGCCATGTGCAGGCCAATGCGGCCGAGGCGGTGCGGCGGGTGGTGGCCCGGCTGCAGGACGGCTCGGCCCGGGTGAGCCTGGATGACGGCAGCTGCATTGCCGTGCAGGTGCGGATCAACCGGCGGCGCCGCGTGGCCTGCCTGGATTTCAGCGGCACCTCGCCCCAGCATCCCGGCAATCTCAACGCCCCCCTGGCCATCACCCGGGCCGTGGTGCTCTACGTGTTCCGCTGCCTGGTGGGGGAGGCCATCCCGCTCAATGCCGGCTGCTTCGAGCCCCTGGAGCTGGTGGTGCCGCCCGGCTCGCTGCTCCATCCCCAGCCGCCGGCGGCGGTGGTGGCCGGCAACGTGGAAACCTCCCAGGCCCTGGCCAATGCTCTCTTCGCCGCCCTCGGCGTGCAGGCGGCGGCCCAGGGCACGATGAACAACCTGAGCTTCGGCGACGGCCGGGTGCAGTACTACGAAACCATCTGCGGCGGCACCGGCGGCGGCAGGGATCTCGAGGGCCAGGGCTTTGCCGGCGCCAGTGCCGTGCAGAGCCACATGACCAACTCGCGCCTCACGGATCCGGAAGTGCTCGAGGAGCGTCTGCCGGTGCGGCTGGAGACGTTCCGGATCCGCCGGGGCAGCGGTGGCGCGGGGC